Proteins found in one Butyricicoccus intestinisimiae genomic segment:
- a CDS encoding MATE family efflux transporter, which yields MEKNLTTGSVFKNVVLFSLPYLLSYFLQTLYGMADLFIIGQFEGVASTTAVSIGSQVMHMITVMIVGLSMGTTVSVGQAVGAGDRKQAAHNIGNTVILFLVVSIALTAILLSLVHPIVVAMSTPTDAVSGTITYLTICFIGIPFITSYNIISSIFRGLGDSKSPMCFIATACAANIALDYLFMGVLHLGPAGAALGTTLSQAISVVVSLTVILKRRSIVLKKSDFKPCRAVMGKILGIGIPIAFQDGLIQVAFIIITIIANQRGLNDAAAVGIVEKVISFLFLVPSSMLSTVSALGAQNIGAGKPERAIQTLRYAVMLAAGFGVLASIAIQFTAEGIVSLFTDPSTADGAAVVRFGGQYLRGYIFDCIFAGIHFSFSGFFCACRKSGLSFLHNILAIVLMRVPGVYVTSKLFPATLLPMGLATAAGSLLSVVICLIAFGVIRRKSTLVLVEE from the coding sequence ATGGAAAAGAACCTTACTACCGGCAGTGTGTTCAAAAATGTTGTATTATTCTCATTGCCGTATCTGCTCTCGTATTTTCTTCAAACGCTCTATGGCATGGCTGACCTATTTATCATCGGACAGTTCGAGGGTGTAGCCAGTACTACCGCTGTTTCTATCGGCTCACAAGTGATGCACATGATTACGGTTATGATTGTAGGGTTATCGATGGGAACAACCGTCAGCGTCGGCCAGGCGGTGGGGGCAGGAGATCGAAAACAGGCAGCGCATAACATCGGGAATACGGTAATATTGTTTCTGGTGGTTTCCATTGCGCTTACGGCCATCCTGTTATCCCTTGTTCATCCCATTGTCGTTGCCATGTCTACGCCAACGGATGCGGTGAGTGGTACGATCACCTATTTGACCATCTGCTTTATCGGGATTCCGTTTATTACATCCTACAACATTATCAGTTCTATTTTTCGAGGGTTGGGCGACAGCAAAAGCCCGATGTGCTTTATTGCCACAGCCTGTGCTGCCAACATCGCTTTAGACTATCTTTTTATGGGTGTGCTGCACCTTGGGCCTGCGGGCGCAGCCCTTGGTACAACTCTCTCTCAGGCAATCAGTGTAGTTGTTTCCCTTACCGTTATTTTGAAACGCAGGAGCATCGTTCTGAAAAAAAGCGACTTCAAGCCTTGCCGTGCGGTCATGGGGAAAATTTTGGGGATCGGCATCCCGATTGCGTTTCAGGACGGCCTGATTCAAGTTGCTTTTATTATTATCACGATTATTGCCAATCAGCGTGGACTGAATGACGCAGCGGCAGTCGGGATTGTGGAGAAAGTGATCAGTTTTCTCTTTTTGGTCCCCTCCTCTATGCTGTCTACCGTTTCTGCCTTGGGAGCGCAAAATATCGGTGCGGGCAAACCGGAGCGGGCCATTCAAACGCTGCGCTATGCGGTGATGCTCGCCGCAGGCTTTGGTGTGCTTGCTTCTATCGCGATCCAGTTTACAGCGGAAGGCATCGTTTCGCTGTTCACTGATCCCAGCACTGCGGACGGAGCGGCGGTGGTCCGTTTCGGCGGCCAGTATCTGCGTGGTTACATTTTTGACTGTATTTTTGCTGGCATTCATTTTAGTTTTAGCGGCTTTTTTTGCGCATGCAGGAAATCCGGCCTGTCGTTTTTACACAATATTCTCGCCATTGTATTGATGCGTGTGCCTGGCGTTTATGTGACCTCAAAATTATTCCCGGCAACGCTTCTCCCGATGGGACTGGCTACCGCGGCAGGCTCACTGCTATCGGTCGTGATCTGCCTAATCGCCTTTGGAGTCATACGGCGCAAATCAACGCTTGTTCTGGTGGAGGAGTAA
- a CDS encoding MerR family transcriptional regulator: protein MDRKNLFPIGEVSKLFHISVSSLRHYEHIGLLTPEYISSDSGYRYYGTEQFEVLNTIRYLRALDMPLSEIEDFLKNKDISCIEEKLLQQKHAVLKKQQELQRIEQKINHRLNWLRDAQSVPLDTVSLIELPSCRIVWVDAPLKVHGSHDMEVPIRKLDQSDAEAVVFLGKVGLGISAEHLQQSKVNRYDSIFLILDQEDIYTGETITLPKTLCVRLRFRGSHIEAPAHYEKLLDYITKEQIQIAGFSREITLIDYGITNDSGKFVTEICIPVKCR from the coding sequence ATGGATCGGAAAAATCTCTTCCCAATAGGTGAAGTGTCAAAATTGTTTCATATCAGTGTTAGTAGTTTGCGGCACTATGAACATATCGGTTTGCTTACACCAGAATACATTTCCTCAGATTCTGGCTATCGTTACTATGGCACCGAACAATTTGAAGTACTCAACACAATCAGGTATTTGCGGGCATTGGATATGCCTTTGTCCGAGATTGAGGACTTTCTCAAAAATAAGGATATCAGCTGTATTGAGGAAAAGTTGTTACAGCAAAAGCATGCAGTCCTGAAAAAGCAACAAGAATTACAACGTATAGAACAAAAGATTAACCACCGCTTAAATTGGCTGCGAGACGCACAAAGTGTGCCTTTGGATACCGTTTCCTTAATAGAGCTTCCGTCCTGTCGCATTGTTTGGGTAGACGCTCCACTGAAAGTACATGGCTCTCATGATATGGAAGTGCCGATTAGAAAGCTGGATCAATCTGATGCCGAAGCCGTTGTATTTCTTGGAAAGGTCGGACTTGGCATTTCCGCGGAACATTTGCAGCAATCAAAAGTAAATCGTTATGACAGCATTTTTCTAATACTGGATCAAGAGGACATTTATACAGGTGAAACCATTACTCTTCCCAAAACACTTTGTGTACGGCTGCGTTTTCGAGGCAGTCATATAGAAGCTCCAGCGCACTATGAAAAGCTCCTTGACTACATCACAAAAGAACAGATACAGATTGCTGGTTTTTCGCGAGAAATCACGCTCATAGACTATGGCATTACTAATGACAGTGGAAAATTTGTGACTGAAATATGTATTCCGGTCAAGTGCAGATAA
- a CDS encoding MATE family efflux transporter, translating into MQTNNKMAVAPVGKLIWQMSIPPLISMFLQYSYNLIDSAFVARLSENALIAVSLAFPITTLMNAASIWIGVGVNVLIAGYLGQKKQDEANATVTHGLLLAFGIGALLNLMSLLIMKPYFRAFTNNEEIYQLSIAYMSVCSFMQIPNMVHIAIQKMIQATGNMVAPMWFQIAGVVVNFVLDPILIFGIGIFPAMGIRGAAVATVAGYLMSMILAFALLLGKKQKVQVKIKGFHLKKQMIHRIFAFGLPSFIMNALSSFMVTFVNLFLVAYSDTAIAFFGAYFKVQQLIVMTVNGLIQGCLPVMRFNYGAGNSERLHSAFRYGTALVTGMMILGTLAVILFPAQILGLFTASEAMRSFGISAMRIMAASYLFCGLSTMISTYFQATEKVGSSMAIQLCRQMLFLVPALWCLDKLFHLNGIWLAFPVAETATLLVALVMMAWHRRKNIS; encoded by the coding sequence ATGCAGACCAATAATAAAATGGCGGTCGCTCCTGTTGGAAAGCTCATCTGGCAAATGTCGATACCGCCGCTGATTTCCATGTTCCTGCAATATTCCTATAACCTGATAGACAGCGCGTTTGTGGCACGGTTGAGTGAGAATGCACTGATCGCTGTTTCTCTGGCATTCCCGATTACAACATTGATGAATGCAGCGTCTATCTGGATCGGTGTCGGCGTGAATGTGCTGATAGCAGGATATCTTGGACAGAAAAAGCAGGATGAGGCAAATGCAACTGTCACACATGGATTGTTGCTGGCCTTTGGAATTGGTGCTTTGCTCAACCTTATGTCATTACTGATTATGAAACCCTATTTTCGGGCATTCACCAATAATGAAGAAATTTATCAGCTGAGCATCGCCTATATGAGTGTGTGCTCCTTCATGCAAATTCCCAATATGGTGCATATCGCCATCCAGAAGATGATACAGGCCACCGGGAACATGGTCGCTCCCATGTGGTTCCAGATCGCGGGCGTGGTCGTCAACTTCGTGCTCGACCCCATTCTGATTTTTGGAATTGGTATTTTCCCAGCTATGGGAATCCGCGGCGCCGCGGTAGCTACCGTTGCAGGCTATCTGATGTCCATGATTTTGGCATTTGCTTTACTGCTGGGCAAAAAGCAGAAAGTGCAGGTAAAAATCAAAGGCTTTCATTTGAAAAAACAGATGATCCACCGTATTTTTGCCTTTGGCCTGCCATCTTTTATCATGAACGCCCTCAGCTCGTTTATGGTGACCTTTGTCAATCTGTTTTTGGTGGCGTATTCCGATACGGCGATCGCTTTCTTCGGCGCATATTTTAAGGTGCAGCAGCTGATTGTTATGACGGTAAACGGCTTGATTCAAGGCTGTTTGCCTGTCATGCGGTTTAACTACGGCGCAGGCAACAGCGAACGGCTGCATTCCGCTTTCCGATACGGAACCGCTTTGGTCACTGGTATGATGATACTGGGGACATTGGCCGTCATCCTTTTTCCAGCACAGATTTTGGGATTGTTTACGGCGTCGGAAGCTATGCGTTCCTTTGGGATATCCGCTATGCGGATTATGGCGGCAAGCTATCTGTTTTGCGGTCTCTCTACTATGATTTCCACCTATTTTCAGGCTACGGAAAAAGTAGGTTCCAGCATGGCGATCCAATTATGCAGACAGATGCTTTTCCTTGTTCCCGCCTTATGGTGCCTGGACAAATTGTTCCATCTGAACGGAATCTGGCTTGCATTTCCGGTTGCCGAAACTGCCACTTTGCTCGTTGCTCTTGTGATGATGGCATGGCATCGCCGCAAAAATATCTCATAA
- a CDS encoding MATE family efflux transporter, which produces MNDTFMKEKPVLPLILSMSLPMVLSMLVNSLYNIVDSFFVAQISEEAMTALSLVYPVQNFINAAGIGFGVGINAVIAFHLGAGDHRKADQAATQGLVLAVIHGVVMTVCCITIMPVFLRMFTSSEAVIELGVRYSVVAFAFTLIVTVSMAFEKLFQAVGNMKTTMISLMCGCITNIVLDPVLIFGYGPFPEMGIKGAALATGIGQVLTLTIYLVVYLARPIRVHIRRQYILPSKKMVIKLYSIGIPATLNLALPSLLISALNAILAAYSEVYILVLGIYYKLQTFVYLPANGIVQGMRPLIGYNYGAGEHQRVSQIFKIVLCMSGIIMVLGTVICLLIPGQLMGLFTHTEATIQAGETALRIIGAGFIVSAVSVTSSGALEGLGKGTPSLLISLCRYVVVIIPAAFLLSRFFGAVGVWNAFWITEAITAIISICVYYKAIVQSQLSQSTVK; this is translated from the coding sequence ATGAACGACACTTTCATGAAAGAGAAACCGGTATTACCGCTGATTTTATCCATGTCATTGCCTATGGTGTTATCCATGCTGGTCAATTCCCTCTACAACATTGTGGACAGTTTTTTCGTCGCGCAGATCAGCGAGGAGGCTATGACGGCATTATCGTTGGTTTACCCGGTTCAAAATTTTATCAATGCTGCCGGAATTGGATTTGGCGTTGGAATCAACGCCGTAATCGCCTTTCATTTGGGCGCTGGGGATCACAGAAAAGCGGATCAGGCAGCCACGCAGGGACTTGTGCTTGCCGTGATTCATGGCGTTGTTATGACAGTCTGCTGTATTACAATCATGCCGGTTTTCCTGCGGATGTTCACTTCATCCGAAGCGGTCATTGAACTTGGCGTTCGCTATTCTGTCGTTGCGTTCGCCTTTACACTCATTGTTACCGTCAGCATGGCGTTTGAGAAATTGTTCCAGGCAGTAGGAAACATGAAAACGACCATGATAAGCCTGATGTGTGGGTGCATCACAAACATTGTCTTAGATCCCGTTCTGATTTTTGGCTATGGCCCATTCCCGGAAATGGGAATCAAAGGCGCTGCGCTGGCGACCGGCATCGGACAGGTTCTGACGCTGACGATTTACCTTGTAGTCTATCTTGCGCGGCCAATTCGTGTGCATATCCGCAGGCAGTACATTCTCCCCAGCAAAAAGATGGTAATAAAGCTGTACTCCATTGGCATTCCCGCAACCCTGAATCTCGCGCTTCCGTCTCTTTTGATTTCGGCGCTCAATGCGATTTTGGCGGCATATTCCGAAGTGTATATTCTGGTTTTGGGAATCTATTACAAATTGCAGACATTTGTCTATCTTCCAGCGAATGGCATTGTGCAGGGGATGCGCCCCCTGATCGGCTATAACTACGGCGCGGGGGAACACCAACGGGTCAGCCAGATCTTTAAGATCGTTTTGTGCATGAGTGGTATCATTATGGTGCTTGGGACAGTGATATGTCTGCTGATCCCCGGCCAGCTTATGGGGCTGTTTACCCACACAGAAGCGACGATTCAGGCCGGGGAAACCGCCTTACGCATCATCGGGGCCGGGTTTATCGTCTCGGCGGTTTCTGTTACATCTTCCGGCGCATTGGAGGGACTTGGGAAAGGAACTCCCTCCTTACTGATTTCCCTTTGCCGGTATGTAGTGGTCATCATCCCGGCTGCGTTTTTACTCAGCAGGTTTTTCGGAGCGGTTGGCGTCTGGAATGCGTTTTGGATCACGGAAGCGATTACTGCAATCATTTCTATTTGTGTTTACTACAAGGCAATAGTACAAAGCCAGCTGAGCCAGTCAACAGTAAAATGA
- a CDS encoding RNA polymerase sigma factor produces MTEHEKYQEHIRHTHDAFCKTVIRHAAIDAARSIRSRRKREISLEYLIEEKHYPFSTTDKYFAEQAAMNSYPLFVCGQMVLLESPELAAALSALSQMEQEIIFLYYFQRLTHREIGRRYGRAGNTTGRRIQMILRRLRAELEGLSYEPATSL; encoded by the coding sequence ATGACCGAACACGAAAAGTATCAAGAACATATCCGGCATACACACGATGCCTTTTGCAAGACCGTTATTCGCCACGCTGCCATAGACGCAGCCCGGAGCATACGCAGCCGCCGCAAGCGGGAAATCTCGCTTGAATATCTAATAGAAGAAAAACACTATCCATTCAGCACCACAGATAAATACTTTGCGGAGCAAGCTGCCATGAACAGCTATCCGCTTTTCGTCTGTGGTCAGATGGTGCTTTTGGAAAGTCCAGAGCTTGCCGCAGCGCTGTCCGCACTATCACAGATGGAACAGGAAATCATTTTCCTGTACTACTTCCAACGATTGACGCATAGGGAGATTGGAAGGAGATATGGACGGGCTGGCAACACAACCGGGCGGCGTATTCAGATGATTTTACGGCGGCTACGGGCAGAGTTGGAGGGCTTGTCCTATGAACCAGCTACTTCCCTATGA
- a CDS encoding helix-turn-helix domain-containing protein: MNQLLPYETIVKASEGDPEAVAAVLSHYAGYIRSCAKMDGQINTDMQEHIVRQLIESLLKFRFDR, translated from the coding sequence ATGAACCAGCTACTTCCCTATGAAACAATCGTTAAGGCAAGCGAGGGGGACCCGGAAGCTGTTGCCGCCGTTCTATCTCATTATGCCGGATATATCCGCTCTTGTGCGAAAATGGACGGACAGATTAACACGGATATGCAGGAGCATATCGTCAGGCAACTGATAGAAAGCCTGTTGAAGTTCCGCTTTGACCGCTAA
- a CDS encoding plasmid mobilization protein: MKKKYNTPHRCHVVKTRMTEEEYAEFAERLSAYHMSQAEFIRQAITGAAIRPTITVSPVNDELLAAVGKLTAEYGRIGGNLNQIARTLNEWHSPYPQLAGEVRAAVSDLAALKFEVLRKVGDAVGNIQAYQL; the protein is encoded by the coding sequence TTGAAGAAAAAATACAACACACCCCACCGCTGCCATGTGGTCAAAACCCGCATGACCGAGGAAGAATACGCCGAGTTTGCGGAAAGGCTTTCTGCTTACCACATGAGCCAAGCCGAGTTTATCCGGCAAGCCATAACCGGGGCAGCCATACGCCCCACCATAACCGTTTCCCCCGTCAACGACGAGCTGCTTGCCGCCGTCGGGAAGCTAACCGCCGAATACGGCAGGATCGGCGGCAACTTAAACCAGATAGCCCGGACGCTGAACGAGTGGCACAGCCCCTACCCGCAGCTTGCCGGGGAGGTACGGGCGGCGGTTTCCGACCTTGCCGCCTTGAAGTTTGAAGTCTTGCGAAAGGTAGGTGACGCTGTTGGCAACATTCAAGCATATCAGCTCTAA
- a CDS encoding relaxase/mobilization nuclease domain-containing protein codes for MATFKHISSKNADYGAAEQYLTFEHDEFTMKPTLDETGRLILREDYRIATLNCGKEDFTVACMRANLRYGKNQKREDVKSHHYIISFDPRDAADNGLTVDRAQALGEEFCAEHFPGHQAIVCTHPDGHNHSGNIHVHIVINSLRIEEVPLLPYMDRPADTRAGCKHRCTDAAMEYFKAEVMEMCYRENLYQIDLLHGSKNRITEREYWAQKKGQAKLDKENATLAAEGQPAKQTKFETDKAKLRQTIRNAMSEATTFDEFSALLLRQGVIVKESRGRLSYLTPDRTKPITARKLGDDFNRAAVLALLEQNAHRAAEKTAPIPQYHTAETNRTERGKTQKIAPTGSIQRMVDRAAKRAEGKGIGYDRWAAVHNLKQMAATVAAMEQYGFTPDELDAALVSANADLHSSTAKLKPIETAIREKKDLQKQVLAYAKTRDVRDGLKKQKTDKARKAYREKHESDFIIADAAVRYFRQKGITKLPTYKSLQAEIEQLTAEKNALYNEYRANKERVRELQTMKSNLSQMHHGEPSRQKKHEQER; via the coding sequence TTGGCAACATTCAAGCATATCAGCTCTAAAAATGCGGACTACGGTGCAGCCGAGCAGTATCTAACCTTTGAGCATGACGAGTTTACCATGAAGCCCACCCTTGACGAAACCGGGCGGCTCATACTCCGGGAGGATTATCGGATAGCCACGCTGAACTGCGGCAAGGAAGATTTTACCGTTGCCTGTATGCGGGCAAATCTCCGATACGGTAAAAACCAAAAACGGGAAGATGTGAAAAGCCACCACTATATCATTTCCTTTGACCCACGGGACGCAGCGGACAACGGCTTGACCGTAGACCGGGCGCAAGCATTGGGAGAGGAATTTTGTGCCGAGCATTTCCCCGGACACCAAGCCATTGTCTGCACCCACCCGGACGGACACAACCACAGCGGCAATATCCATGTTCATATCGTTATCAATTCTCTGCGTATTGAGGAAGTACCCTTGCTGCCCTACATGGACAGACCGGCAGATACCCGTGCCGGGTGCAAACATCGCTGCACGGACGCTGCTATGGAATACTTCAAAGCCGAGGTCATGGAGATGTGCTACCGGGAAAATCTCTATCAAATCGACCTGCTCCATGGCAGTAAAAACCGCATTACCGAGCGTGAGTATTGGGCGCAGAAGAAAGGACAAGCCAAACTTGACAAGGAAAATGCCACCCTTGCAGCCGAGGGGCAGCCTGCAAAGCAGACCAAGTTTGAAACCGACAAGGCGAAGCTGCGGCAGACCATACGGAACGCCATGAGCGAAGCTACTACTTTTGACGAGTTCTCCGCTTTACTTCTGCGGCAGGGTGTGATCGTCAAAGAGAGCCGAGGGCGGTTGTCCTACCTTACCCCGGACAGGACGAAACCCATTACTGCCCGAAAACTGGGAGATGATTTTAACCGTGCCGCCGTTCTTGCCCTTTTGGAGCAGAACGCCCACAGAGCCGCCGAAAAGACCGCACCCATACCCCAATACCATACCGCTGAAACAAACCGCACAGAGCGAGGAAAAACGCAGAAAATCGCCCCGACAGGCAGCATTCAGAGAATGGTTGACCGTGCGGCGAAGCGAGCCGAGGGAAAAGGTATCGGCTATGACCGTTGGGCGGCTGTCCACAATCTCAAACAGATGGCGGCTACCGTTGCCGCTATGGAGCAATACGGCTTTACCCCGGATGAACTGGACGCAGCCCTTGTGTCTGCCAATGCGGATTTACACAGCAGCACCGCCAAGCTGAAGCCCATTGAAACGGCTATCCGTGAGAAAAAGGACTTGCAGAAACAGGTGCTTGCCTATGCCAAGACAAGAGATGTGCGTGACGGATTGAAAAAGCAGAAAACCGATAAGGCACGCAAAGCCTACCGGGAAAAGCATGAAAGCGACTTTATCATAGCAGACGCAGCCGTAAGATATTTTCGGCAAAAAGGCATTACCAAGCTGCCCACCTATAAATCGTTGCAGGCTGAAATCGAGCAGCTTACCGCCGAGAAGAACGCCCTTTACAACGAGTACCGGGCAAATAAAGAGCGTGTCCGGGAATTGCAGACCATGAAAAGCAATCTTTCCCAAATGCACCACGGCGAGCCGAGCCGACAGAAAAAGCATGAACAGGAGCGTTAA
- a CDS encoding ATP-binding protein — MTELFTDTVLNMMTTTAEPEDYTGEDGLLYCGKCRTAKEAYFPKETAAWLGHDKHPTECDCQREKRLECESAEERRRHLDTVMELKRRGFTDLTMQEWTFAHDNGKCPQMSKAHLYVEHWEQMRENNYGLLLWGKVGTGKSYFAGCIANALMEQEISVRMSNFSAILNDLTASFEGRNEYIERLCRFPLLILDDFGMERGTEYGLEQVYNVIDSRYRSRKPLIVTTNLSLTELQNPQDTAHARIYDRVLEMCLPILFTGENFRKETAQAKLNGLKELLK, encoded by the coding sequence ATGACTGAACTTTTTACCGATACCGTTTTGAATATGATGACTACTACCGCAGAGCCGGAGGACTACACGGGCGAGGACGGTCTGCTTTACTGCGGCAAGTGCCGCACGGCGAAAGAAGCCTACTTTCCCAAAGAAACCGCCGCATGGTTGGGGCATGACAAGCACCCGACAGAATGTGACTGCCAACGGGAGAAGCGTTTGGAATGTGAATCCGCCGAGGAACGCAGACGACACCTTGACACCGTTATGGAACTGAAACGCCGGGGCTTTACCGACCTCACCATGCAGGAATGGACTTTTGCACATGACAACGGCAAATGCCCGCAGATGAGCAAGGCACATTTATATGTGGAGCATTGGGAGCAGATGAGAGAAAACAACTATGGTCTGCTCTTGTGGGGCAAGGTAGGCACAGGAAAAAGCTATTTTGCCGGGTGCATTGCCAATGCCCTTATGGAACAGGAAATCTCCGTCCGCATGTCAAACTTTTCTGCGATACTGAATGATTTAACTGCCAGCTTTGAGGGGCGAAACGAATATATCGAGCGTCTTTGCCGTTTCCCTCTGCTGATACTTGATGATTTTGGTATGGAGCGTGGCACAGAGTACGGTTTGGAACAGGTCTACAATGTAATTGACAGCCGATACCGCAGCCGAAAGCCGCTGATTGTCACCACCAATCTAAGCCTTACGGAACTGCAGAATCCACAGGACACCGCCCACGCCCGTATCTATGACCGAGTGCTTGAAATGTGTCTGCCTATCCTCTTTACAGGCGAGAACTTCCGAAAGGAAACGGCACAAGCCAAGCTCAATGGACTAAAAGAACTGTTGAAGTGA
- a CDS encoding transposon-encoded TnpW family protein, whose translation MTENKQNNNDRTDRRPDCVTEIRMGNSVLTVSGFFKQGATDTAADKMMKVLEAEAATQKTAI comes from the coding sequence ATGACAGAAAACAAACAGAATAACAATGACCGCACCGACCGCCGCCCGGACTGTGTGACGGAAATCCGCATGGGCAACTCCGTCCTTACCGTTTCCGGCTTCTTCAAGCAGGGCGCAACCGATACCGCAGCCGACAAGATGATGAAAGTGCTGGAAGCGGAAGCTGCCACACAAAAAACAGCGATTTGA
- a CDS encoding recombinase family protein, whose product MLRQTNQQPITALYPRLSHEDELQGESNSISNQKRILETYAKQNGFSNLRWYTDDGYSGANFQRPGFQAMLADIEAGKVGTVIVKDMSRLGRNYLQVGMYTEMIFPQKGVRFIAINDGVDSAQGDNDFAPLRNIFNEWLVRDTSKKIKAVKRSKGMSGKPITSKPVYGYLMDEDENFIIDEEAAPVVKQIYNLCLAGNGPTKIARMLTEQQIPTPGTLEYRRTGSTRRYHPGYECKWATNTVVHILENREYTGCLVNFKTEKLSYKVKHSVENPLEKQVIFENHHEPIIDTQTWERVQELRKQRKRPNRYDEVGLFSGILFCADCGSVMYQQRYQTDKRKQDCYICGNYKKRTHDCTAHFIRTDLLTAGVLSNLRKVTSYAAKHEARFMKLLIEQNEDGGKRRNAAKKKELEATEKRIAELSAIFKRLYEDSVTGRISDERFTELSADYEAEQRELKERAAAIQAELSKAQEATVNAEKFMNVVRRHTSFEELTPTLLREFVEKIVVHECSYDENKTRRQDIEIYYSFVGKVDLPE is encoded by the coding sequence ATGTTAAGACAGACCAACCAACAACCAATTACCGCCCTTTACCCAAGACTTTCCCATGAGGACGAGCTGCAAGGCGAGAGCAATTCCATTTCCAACCAGAAGCGTATTCTTGAAACCTATGCAAAGCAGAACGGCTTTTCCAATCTGCGCTGGTACACGGACGACGGTTATTCTGGTGCGAACTTTCAAAGACCCGGTTTTCAAGCCATGCTTGCGGACATTGAAGCCGGAAAAGTCGGGACAGTTATCGTAAAGGATATGTCGAGGTTAGGGCGAAACTACCTGCAAGTGGGAATGTACACGGAAATGATTTTCCCACAGAAAGGTGTCCGCTTCATCGCTATCAATGACGGAGTGGACAGCGCACAGGGCGACAATGACTTTGCCCCGCTGCGGAATATCTTTAACGAATGGCTGGTGAGAGATACGAGCAAGAAAATCAAAGCAGTAAAACGCTCAAAAGGCATGAGTGGCAAGCCCATCACAAGCAAGCCTGTGTATGGCTACCTCATGGACGAGGACGAAAATTTCATTATTGACGAGGAAGCTGCACCCGTAGTCAAGCAGATATACAACCTCTGCCTTGCCGGGAACGGTCCGACTAAGATAGCCCGTATGCTCACAGAGCAGCAAATCCCCACGCCGGGGACGCTGGAATACCGTAGGACGGGCAGCACCCGCCGCTACCACCCCGGCTATGAGTGCAAGTGGGCGACCAATACCGTTGTGCATATCCTTGAAAACCGGGAATACACAGGCTGTCTGGTAAACTTCAAGACAGAAAAGCTCTCTTACAAAGTCAAGCACAGTGTAGAAAATCCCCTGGAAAAGCAAGTGATTTTCGAGAACCACCACGAGCCTATCATAGACACCCAGACATGGGAACGGGTGCAGGAACTTCGCAAGCAGCGCAAACGCCCCAACCGCTATGATGAAGTGGGCTTGTTCTCCGGCATACTGTTCTGTGCGGACTGCGGCAGTGTCATGTATCAGCAGCGATACCAGACGGACAAGCGCAAGCAGGACTGTTATATCTGCGGCAACTACAAGAAACGCACCCATGACTGTACGGCGCACTTTATCCGCACCGACCTCTTGACCGCTGGCGTACTCTCCAATCTGCGGAAAGTGACAAGCTATGCGGCAAAGCATGAAGCTCGGTTTATGAAGCTCTTGATTGAGCAGAACGAGGACGGGGGCAAGCGCAGGAACGCCGCCAAGAAAAAGGAGCTGGAAGCCACCGAGAAACGCATAGCCGAGTTATCCGCTATCTTCAAGCGGCTGTATGAGGACAGCGTGACCGGGCGCATATCAGACGAGCGTTTCACAGAGCTGTCGGCAGACTATGAAGCAGAACAACGGGAGCTGAAAGAAAGAGCCGCTGCTATCCAAGCGGAGCTTTCCAAAGCACAGGAAGCCACCGTGAACGCAGAAAAGTTTATGAATGTTGTCCGGCGGCATACCAGCTTTGAAGAACTTACCCCTACTCTGTTGCGGGAGTTTGTAGAGAAAATCGTTGTGCATGAGTGCAGCTATGACGAGAACAAGACCCGTAGGCAGGACATTGAGATTTATTATTCTTTTGTTGGCAAGGTGGACTTGCCCGAATAA
- a CDS encoding helix-turn-helix domain-containing protein, giving the protein MISQDWCYNKRKVPAGAAAPVVWIERQENNMHISYKPLWHTLLERDMRKEDLRLAAGMTTNMIANMSKEGKHISMDTLARICETLNCEITDVIELVPDEPASTGGKEHERIETKNKRKRN; this is encoded by the coding sequence GTGATTTCACAAGATTGGTGCTATAATAAGAGAAAAGTGCCTGCCGGGGCAGCCGCTCCGGTGGTATGGATAGAAAGGCAGGAAAACAATATGCACATCAGCTATAAACCACTCTGGCACACACTGTTAGAGCGTGATATGAGAAAAGAGGATTTAAGGCTTGCTGCTGGTATGACAACAAATATGATTGCCAACATGAGCAAAGAGGGAAAGCACATCAGCATGGATACATTAGCCCGTATCTGCGAAACGCTGAATTGTGAGATTACCGATGTGATTGAGTTAGTACCAGACGAGCCTGCTTCCACAGGAGGTAAGGAACATGAGCGAATTGAAACCAAGAATAAAAGAAAACGGAATTGA